A part of Microthrixaceae bacterium genomic DNA contains:
- a CDS encoding SDR family oxidoreductase, translating to MPRFDPHPERRPAVVTGASSGIGAATARALAAAGHPVVVAARRAERLHALAEEITHEGGEAKALTLDLSDPDSIDAFADKADVLGPPDLLICNAGEVVPMTALDADPDAFAQSVHVNLLGAQRLVSRLGPDMRTRGHGDIVFVTSDVVVRQRTHMAAYVAAKSGLEGLARAMQMELEGSGVRVGMVRPGPASTEQGTTWSEETINRVLPFWTLWGHLRHHGALLPDHVAAAIVAMVSAPKGSHLTLIEVQPEAPVTPQRSLLT from the coding sequence ATGCCCCGCTTCGACCCCCATCCCGAGCGCCGGCCCGCGGTGGTCACCGGTGCCTCCTCTGGCATCGGTGCCGCCACCGCCCGGGCCCTGGCCGCGGCGGGCCACCCGGTGGTCGTGGCGGCCCGACGAGCCGAACGCCTCCACGCCCTTGCCGAGGAGATCACCCACGAGGGAGGCGAGGCCAAGGCCCTCACCCTCGATCTGTCCGACCCCGACTCCATCGACGCCTTCGCCGACAAGGCCGACGTGCTCGGGCCACCGGACCTGTTGATCTGCAACGCCGGCGAGGTGGTGCCCATGACCGCCCTCGACGCCGACCCCGACGCCTTCGCCCAGTCGGTTCACGTCAACCTCCTCGGAGCGCAGCGTCTCGTCAGCCGCCTCGGACCCGACATGCGCACCCGAGGTCACGGCGACATCGTGTTCGTCACCTCCGACGTGGTCGTACGGCAGCGCACCCACATGGCCGCCTACGTCGCCGCCAAGTCCGGCCTGGAGGGCCTGGCCCGGGCCATGCAGATGGAACTGGAAGGTTCGGGCGTGCGGGTCGGGATGGTTCGCCCCGGCCCCGCCAGCACCGAGCAGGGCACCACCTGGAGCGAGGAGACCATCAACCGGGTCCTGCCGTTCTGGACGTTGTGGGGCCACCTGCGCCACCACGGCGCGCTCCTTCCCGACCATGTGGCCGCCGCCATCGTCGCCATGGTGTCGGCCCCCAAGGGAAGTCACCTGACCCTGATCGAGGTGCAACCCGAAGCACCAGTCACCCCGCAACGGAGCCTCCTGACATGA